One Mercurialis annua linkage group LG3, ddMerAnnu1.2, whole genome shotgun sequence DNA window includes the following coding sequences:
- the LOC126672585 gene encoding uncharacterized protein LOC126672585, with translation MDTIALFDTGADLNCIKIGLVPKNLHEKTSERLTSANNSKMDLKGKTEASISNSGLKQHMVDLPYQPLFDEKNIPTKARPIQMNAELEQFCRKEIQDLEFKGCALGVSLMADQHDENVQEENAHDEESVHYDAMPDVGQGRGRGRGRVRGRGPNFNIPGFDFEIFLAGIAAMQTNQAEVQNMHREQLDYQQQRVGANVDHFLEEVEMNARRLNASERQSILMVEMSVSENYREKLLNLNKIGKTVQEYVTEFTRKDLVQIIDSARQMESTLIQYGKITVSGELVREGTSSSSTNRFIGPYRKGFKKGKKDRRFSTSGSSSSGRSSGGTIPLCNTCGKKHFGVCYMTRGCYTCGQQGHFSRECPMSGPQGSSASVVQPVFQQPRPVGYGFGNRGGGRTTGGRGSGATTSGGQARVFAINPQEANASNAVVQGIQPVILQNPLLVATPVGESIDVTIVYPSCPVLIGEHESLADLLLLNVLEFDVILGMDWLSRHYANVDCREKIVTFHAPGTELISIRGEKLETPKSLVSALKARKMLIKGCQGFLALVRDVQKEVGSVNDVPVVSEYSDCIDYRQLNKVTIKNKYPLPRIDDLFDQLQGASYFSKIDLRSGYHQLKIRNDNIPKTAFRTRYGHYEFLVMSFGLTNAPAAFMNLMNQIFKPFLDQFVIVFIDDILIYSRIEEEHAQHLRTVLQTLRDHRLYAKFSKCEFWLEEVAFLGHVISQSGIKVDPKKIEAVMNWKRPSSVTEIRSFLGLAGYYRRFVQDFSKLYAPLTKLTQKNAKFIWNDQCEVSFQKLKECLTTVPVLALPEGSDGLTVYCDASRIRAKWEIFTDHKSLKYIFDQRELNLRQRRWMELLKDYDCTIQYHPGKANVVVDALSRNSAGSLAHTLVEKRPMIREVHSLFDQGVQLKVSYLGSLLAQMTIKPTLNDQIKELQTTDPQLKHVTAEVQNGMNSEYNIKGGILKFGTRVCVSNVEELKQRIMMEAHGSKYSVHPGSTKMYHDVKQMYWWNEWKWERITMDFVVGLPKSQRGFDSIWVIVDRMTKSAHFIPIKVTYTAAKLAQIYIDKVVSLHGVPVSIVLQEALGTRLDFSTAFHPQTDGQSERTIQTLEDMLRMCVLDFGGHWDEYIPWRKKVNRSRNCTETSEKVPLIKQRLETAFSRKKSYDDVRRKDIEFQVGDFVFLKISSMKGVIRFGKKGKLAPRYAGPYEVTERIGTVAYKLALPFEMSQVHPVFHVSMLRKYIPDPHRIIQPQEVEIDEELSYEEEPVEIVDTQIRKLRSKEIPMVKVLWRSRTIEECTWETEADMRKRYPHLFAQGSHILLNDDMNFWCFMIREIDGIIELGIDRWTR, from the exons atggaCACTATTGCGCTATTTGACACTGGTGCAGATCTAAATTGCATTAAAATTGGATTGGTTCCAAAAAATCTTCATGAAAAAACTTCTGAAAGACTTACTTCTGCAAATAATTCTAAAATGGATTTAAAAGGGAAAACGGAAGCAAGTATTTCTAATAGTGGCTT AAAACAACATATGGTAGATTTACCTTATCAACCTCTTTTTGATGAGAAAAACATTCCTACTAAGGCTAGGCCAATTCAGATGAATGCTGAATTGGAACAGTTTTGTAGAAAAGAAATTCAAGATCTAgaatttaaagg CTGTGCTTTAGGAGTGAGTCT GATGGCTGATCAGCATGATGAAAACGTTCAAGAGGAGAACGCTCATGACGAGGAGTCCGTTCATTACGATGCGATGCCTGATGTGGGTCAAGGTCGTGGTCGTGGTCGAGGTCGTGTTAGAGGCCGTGGGCCAAATTTTAATATTCCGGGCTTTGATTTCGAAATTTTTTTAGCTGGCATAGCTGCTATGCAAACGAATCAAGCGGAAGTGCAAAATATGCACAGAGAGCAGTTGGATTACCAACAGCAGCGAGTTGGTGCTAACGTTGATC atttCTTAGAGGAAGTAGAAATGAATGCTAGACGTCTTAATGCTAGTGAAAGACAGTCTATACTGATGGTGGAGATGTCAGTATCGGAGAATTATCGAGAGAAACTGTTGAATCTGAATAAGATAGGGAAGACTGTGCaggagtatgtgacggagttcacaAG GAAGGATTTGGTGCAAATCATCGATAGTGCACGTCAGATGGAAAGTACTTTGATCCAATATGGAAAGATCACTGTTTCTGGTGAGCTCGTAAGAGAAGGAACTTCCAGTTCGAGTACGAATAGGTTCATTGGACCATATCGTAAAGGATTCAAGAAAGGAAAGAAAGATAGGAGATTCAGTACGTCTGGATCAAGTTCTAGTGGACGAAGTTCAGGAGGAACAATACCACTATGTAATACTTGTGGAAAGAAGCATTTTGGGGTATGCTATATGACGAGAGGATGTTACACGTGTGGACAGCAAGGTCATTTCTCAAGAGAATGTCCTATGTCTGGGCCACAAGGTTCAAGTGCTAGTGTTGTTCAACCAGTGTTTCAACAACCTAGACCTGT AGGATATGGTTTTGGTAATCGTGGTGGAGGAAGGACCACAGGCGGACGAGGATCTGGAGCGACTACTAGCGGAGGGCAGGCTAGAGTTTTTGCGATCAATCCTCAGGAGGCGAATGCGTCGAATGCGGTAGTGCAag GAATTCAACCTGTGATTTTGCAAAACCCATTGTTAGTAGCTACACCTGTAGGCGAAAGCATAGACGTTACTATAGTTTATCCGTCGTGTCCTGTGTTAATCGGAGAGCACGAATCGCTTGCGGATTTGTTGTTGCTTAATGTTTTAGAGTTCGACGTCatcctaggaatggattggttgtCGCGACATTATGCGAATGTGGATTGTAGAGAGAAGATAGTGACGTTCCATGCACCTGGAACTGAACTTATCTCTATACGGGGAGAGAAGTTGGAAACCCCAAAGAGTTTAGTCTCGGCTTTGAAAGCGAGAAAGATGTTAATtaaaggatgtcaaggatttttagctCTGGTACGAGATGTTCAGAAGGAAGTTGGTAGTGTGAATGATGTACCAGTAGTGTCGGAGTattctgat tgtatagattacagacaactcaataaggtcacaattaagaataagtatcctttacccagaattgacgatttattcgatcaaTTGCAAGGAGCGAGTtacttttcgaagattgatctgaggtctggttatcatcagttgaagatcAGAAATGATAATATTCCGAAGACTGCATTCAGAACAAGATACGGTCATTATGAATTTTTggtgatgtcatttggattgacaaatgcaccagcggctttcatgAATTTGATGAATCAGATTTTTAAACCGTTTCTAGATCAATTCGTGATAGTGTTCATAGATGATATCTTGATTTATTCGCGCATAGAGGAGGAGCATGCGCAACACTTAAGGACTGTGTTACAAACTTTGAGAGATCATCGGCTTTATGCCAAATTCTCgaagtgtgaattttggttagAAGAAGTAGCGTTTTTGGGACATGTTATATCTCAAAGTGGGATTAAGGTGGATCCTaaaaagattgaagctgtgatgaATTGGAAAAGGCCAAGTTCAGTGACAGAAATTCGTAGTTTcttgggtttagctggttattACAGACGGTTTGTGCAAGACTTTTCTAAGTTGTATGCACCATTAACTaagctaactcagaagaacgcaaAGTTCATTTGGAATGATCAATGTGAAGTAAGTTTCCAGAAGCTGAAGGAGTGTTTGACAACAGTTCCAGTTCTGGCATTACCAGAAGGTAGTGATGGACTCACAgtctattgtgatgcttctaggATCAG AGCAAAATGGGAAATATTCACTGATCACAAAAGCctaaaatacatatttgatcagagagagttaaATCTCAGACAGAGAAGATGGATGGAGTTGCTAAAGGATTATGACTGTACGATACAGTATCATCCTGGCAAAGCTAACGTAGTGGTTGATGCGTTAAGCAGAAACTCAGCAGGAAGTTTAGCTCATACTTTAGTTGAGAAGAGACCAATGATTAGAGAAGTGCATTCGTTGTTTGATCAAGGAGTTCAATTAAAGGTTTCGTATTTGGGGAGTTTGTTAGCTCAAATGACAATTAAACCTACATTGAATGATCAGATTAAGGAACTTCAGACAACGgatcctcaactaaagcatGTTACTGCAGAAGTTCAAAATGGAATGAACTCTGAATACAATATCAAAGGTGGTATTCTGAAATTTGGTACAAGGGTGTGCGTATCAAATGTAGAGGAATTGAAACAGAGAATTATGATGGAGGCACATGGATCTAagtatagtgttcatcctggttctaccaagatgtatcacgatGTTAAGCAGATGTATTGGTGGAATG aatggaaatgggaaagaATAACCATGGATTTTGTCGTTGGATTGCCTAAGTCGCAACGTGGTTTTGATTCGATATGGGTTATCGTTGATCGAATGACAAAGTCAGCTCATTTcattccgatcaaggttacctATACAGCAGCAAAATTGGCACAGATTTATATTGACAAAGTAGTCAGTTTACATGGAGTTCCTGTGTCAATTGT TCTGCAAGAGGCTTTAGGAACGCGTTTAGATTTTAGTACGGCGTTTCATCCCCAAAcggatggacagtctgaaaggactatccagacattggaggatatgttAAGAATGTGCGTTTTAGATTTCGGAGGCCATTGGGATGAGTATATACC TTGGCGAAAGAAAGTTAACAGGAGCAGAAATTGTACAGAAACGTCTGAGAAAGTGCCGTTGATTaagcaacgtttagaaactgcATTTAGTCGGAAAAAGAGCTATGATGATGTGAGGAGAAAGGATATAGAATTTCAAGTcggagattttgtgtttcttaaaaTATCATCTATGAAAGGTGTAATCCGATTTGGAAAGAAAGGAAAGCTAGCGCCGAGATATGCAGGACCTTACGAGGTTACTGAGCGAATAGGAACGGTAGCTTATAAGTTAGCATTACCGTTTGAGATGTCGCAAGTACATCCAGTGTTTCACGTGTCGATGCTTAGGAAGTATATTCCTGACCCTCATAGAATAATTCAACCTCAGGAGGTTGAGATAGACGAGGAGCTATCTTATGAGGAAGAACCCGTAGAAATTGTGGATACCCAGATTAGGAAACTCCGTAGTAAGGAGATACCTATGGTAAAAGTGCTCTGGAGGAGCCGTACAATTGAGGAGTGTACGTGGGAAACAGAGGCGGATATGAGGAAACGATATCCCCACTTGTTTGCTCAAG GTTCACATATTCTTTTGAACGACGATATGAATTTTTGGTGTTTTATGATTCGCGAAATTGATGGTATTATCGAACTTGGCATTGATCGTTGGACTAGATGA